Proteins co-encoded in one Juglans regia cultivar Chandler chromosome 16, Walnut 2.0, whole genome shotgun sequence genomic window:
- the LOC109006496 gene encoding geraniol 8-hydroxylase-like codes for MMIIRSPLLRKRKMDFYSTLLCLCCTWVIFQAFRKTRSTAISKKLPPGPKPFPIIGNLLDLGDKPHKSLAKLAQIHGPIVSLKLGQVTTIIISSAETAKEVLQTHDQLLSSRTIPDAVRAHKQDEFGLPWIPISTQWRNLRKICNDQLFSKKALDANQNIRGMKLQELLAETRQSSLSGEAVEIGKAAFKTTLNLLSNTVFSVDLANLNSDTAREFKEIVWNVMIEAGKPNLADYFPLLKKIDPQRARQRMTVYFGKLMHLFDHMISQRLQEREVAGSAKCNDMLDTLLNISEENSEEMDKTKIKRLFLDLFIAGTDTTSATLEWAMAELLHNPVALSKAQAELEQVIGRGNPVEESDITRLPYLQAIVKETFRLHPVVPLLLPRKAKADAEINGYTIPKGAQVLVNAWAIGRDPSLWDNANSFMPERFLGLEIDVKGRNFELIPFGGGRRICPGLPLAIRMLHLMLGSLVHNFDWKLEEGVKSEDMSMEDKFALTLQIAHPLRAIPIPVYSCTEEFSWFSRRTVPYLAIQSFVL; via the exons ATGATGATAATCCGGTCTCCTCTACTCCGTAAaa GAAAGATGGATTTCTATAGCACTTTGCTATGTCTTTGCTGCACTTGGGTCATCTTCCAAGCCTTCCGCAAAACTCGAAGCACTGCAATTTCGAAAAAGCTTCCACCAGGTCCAAAACCATTTCCAATAATCGGAAACCTCTTGGATTTGGGTGACAAACCCCACAAGTCGCTAGCCAAGCTTGCCCAGATTCATGGCCCCATAGTGAGCCTAAAGCTAGGCCAAGTAACAACAATAATCATTTCCTCGGCAGAGACGGCAAAAGAAGTTCTTCAAACGCATGATCAACTGCTGTCCAGCCGCACAATCCCGGATGCAGTTCGAGCCCACAAACAGGATGAGTTTGGCTTGCCATGGATACCAATTTCTACCCAGTGGAGGAACCTTCGCAAAATCTGCAATGACCAGCTATTCTCCAAGAAAGCACTCGATGCCAACCAAAATATCCGAGGCATGAAACTGCAAGAGCTCCTTGCCGAGACTCGTCAAAGCAGCCTATCTGGAGAGGCAGTAGAAATTGGTAAGGCGGCTTTCAAGACTACGCTTAATCTGTTATCGAACACTGTTTTTTCAGTGGATTTGGCCAATCTGAATTCTGACACAGCTAGAGAGTTCAAGGAGATTGTCTGGAATGTCATGATAGAGGCAGGGAAACCCAACCTTGCAGATTATTTCCCTCTGCTTAAGAAGATCGACCCTCAACGGGCAAGGCAGCGCATGACAGTTTACTTTGGGAAGCTAATGCATCTCTTTGACCACATGATTAGCCAACGATTGCAAGAGAGAGAGGTGGCTGGTTCAGCTAAGTGCAATGATATGTTAGATACCCTTCTCAACATCAGCGAAGAGAACAGTGAGGAGATGGACAAAACTAAGATAAAACGTTTGTTTTTG GACCTATTTATTGCAGGCACTGATACAACTTCAGCCACACTGGAATGGGCAATGGCAGAACTACTCCACAACCCAGTGGCATTGTCAAAAGCCCAAGCGGAGCTGGAACAAGTTATTGGCAGAGGCAACCCTGTAGAGGAATCGGATATTACGCGATTACCTTACTTACAAGCCATAGTCAAAGAAACGTTTAGATTGCACCCAGTAGTTCCACTTTTACTACCCAGGAAAGCAAAAGCAGACGCTGAAATTAATGGTTACACAATCCCAAAGGGTGCACAAGTCCTAGTGAATGCGTGGGCCATAGGTCGAGACCCAAGCTTATGGGACAATGCAAATTCATTTATGCCAGAGAGGTTCTTAGGTTTGGAAATTGATGTTAAAGGCCGGAACTTTGAGCTTATACCCTTTGGTGGAGGAAGGAGAATATGTCCTGGTTTGCCATTGGCAATAAGAATGTTGCACTTGATGTTAGGTTCTCTTGTCCACAATTTCGATTGGAAGCTTGAGGAAGGGGTAAAAAGTGAGGATATGAGTATGGAAGATAAGTTTGCCTTAACTTTACAGATTGCTCATCCGCTAAGAGCCATTCCTATTCCAGTCTATAGCTGCACAGAAGAATTTTCTTGGTTTAGTCGAAGAACAGTCCCCTACCTTGCAATCCAAAGCTTC gTGCTATAA